The Dehalococcoidia bacterium region TCCATGGCTGGCTCCCGGGTAAACATGAAATTCAAATTTTTTCTGATGCTTGGTTAATTCCATTGCCATTTTATCGACCTCTTCTGTAGTAGGGTTTTGGTCATCCTCCCCAAATAGCCCTAGCAAAGGAGCATTTATATAGGCCGTTTGATCAAATGGAGATACCCCATCTCCAAAAGGAACAAAACATCGACCTCCATAAAAATCGACCGCTGCTGCCACGCTATCGAGATTAGCTGCTGCTAAGTAAGCAATTCTCCCTCCTACACAAAACCCAATTATTCCAACTTTATCGCTGATCACATCATCTTGATTAGCGATAAAGTTTTCGGTATGTCGCAAATCATTCAATATATTTTCATCATCAAGCCTACCTAATCTTTCCAGCGCAAGATCTGTCTCTTCGAACACCCCAATGGTTCCTAAGCCTTCGCGGTGAAATAAAGAAGGCGCAATAGCATAGAAACCAGCACTAGCTAATTTATTAGCTATGGATTGTATGTATGCATTAACACCCCAGATTTCCTGCACCACAATTACTGGATGATACGGACCACCAGTCGCTGGCTTTGCGATATAAGCCTCCATGGGGCTTTCATTAACCAGTATTTGAGTCCATGAAGCTGGCATCATATACCTCTACATATTTATGTTTTTTCATAGAATGGTGGGCCGGACAGGACTCGAACCTGTGACCAGGCGATTATGAGTCGCCCGCTCTGACCAACTGAGCTACCGGCCCTTATGAGTAAAGAATATTATAAACCGAAGGAAAGTTTAAGATTCTGATGCTGTTTCTGCGGGCATATGACGCAATTCAGCTGAAACTCGATCAGCCGTAACTCCTGAACTTTCCAGTAGCTGCCCTGCTACGTCTTCTGAGTGCTCAACTAGAGACTGTAATAAATGCCCGGTGCCTACTGCTCGCTGC contains the following coding sequences:
- a CDS encoding dienelactone hydrolase family protein codes for the protein MPASWTQILVNESPMEAYIAKPATGGPYHPVIVVQEIWGVNAYIQSIANKLASAGFYAIAPSLFHREGLGTIGVFEETDLALERLGRLDDENILNDLRHTENFIANQDDVISDKVGIIGFCVGGRIAYLAAANLDSVAAAVDFYGGRCFVPFGDGVSPFDQTAYINAPLLGLFGEDDQNPTTEEVDKMAMELTKHQKKFEFHVYPGASHGFNCEERPAYRRDAALHAWGKAIEWFNSFLVNKNA